Proteins co-encoded in one Conger conger chromosome 4, fConCon1.1, whole genome shotgun sequence genomic window:
- the pdcb gene encoding phosducin b, translating into MGEEELPTTQTGPKGVINDWRKFKLESVDQDSLPPSKRELLRQMSTQKPKEGGQDRGHRKMSTQEYELIKEEDEKHLRKYRKQCMQEMRERLSFGPTFEGVQELESGEAFLEVIEKEHQLATVVVHIYEDRVKGCEALNSCFTCLAAEYPSVKFCKIKASSTGAADRFSDDVLPTILVYKSGELLGNFLCATQHLNEEIFAVDVEAFLNEYGLLPQKDFNPAGAEEEEADVE; encoded by the exons ATGGGAGAGGAGGAGCTGCCAACTACCCAGACAG GTCCCAAGGGGGTGATCAATGATTGGAGGAAGTTTAAACTGGAGAGCGTGGACCAGGACTCCCTGCCCCCCAGCAAGCGAGAGCTACTCCGGCAGATGTCCACGCAGAAGCCCAAGGAGGGAGGGCAGGACAGAGGACATCGCAAG aTGAGCACACAGGAGTACGAGCTAATCAAGGAGGAGGATGAAAAACACCTGCGAAAATACCGCAAGCAGTGCATGCAGGAGATGCGGGAGCGCCTGAGCTTCGGGCCCACGTTCGAGGGCGTACAGGAGCTGGAGAGCGGCGAGGCCTTCCTGGAGGTGATTGAGAAGGAACACCAGCTGGCCACGGTGGTGGTGCACATCTATGAGGACAGGGTGAAGGGCTGCGAAGCGCTCAATAGCTGCTTCACCTGCCTGGCAGCGGAGTACCCCTCCGTCAAGTTCTGCAAGATCAAGGCCTCCAGCACGGGCGCAGCCGACAGGTTCTCGGACGATGTCCTGCCCACCATACTGGTGTACAAATCCGGCGAGCTTCTGGGAAATTTCCTGTGTGCCACCCAGCACCTGAATGAAGAAATCTTTGCGGTCGATGTGGAGGCATTCCTTAACGAGTATGGCCTGCTACCACAGAAGGATTTTAACCCTGCAGgcgctgaggaggaggaggctgatGTGGAATGA